In Kordiimonas pumila, a single genomic region encodes these proteins:
- a CDS encoding acyl-CoA dehydrogenase family protein — MILNETQTAVRDMVRAFAQQELKPNSQAYEAAGGYPKEIFKAIADLGLMGMTAPEEFGGAAVDYVSYALALMELAAGDGALSTIVSIQNSLIVSGLLKDGTKAQQARFLPDLIAGKMIGAFALTETDAGSDASALRCRAVKVEGGYKLSGSKQFITSGKIAGLAVVYAVTNPAAGKRGISGFLVPTDKPGFIVEKVEHKLGQGASDTCALRFDDLFIEEDLRLGAEGAGYKIALSNLEAGRIGIAAQSIGMAQAALDIAVQYAQERKSFGKAIIDHQAVGFRLADLATKLEAARQLVLSAASLKDAGEPALIQASMAKLFASETAEAVCSGAIQTLGGYGYLEEFGLAKIYRDVRVCQIYEGTSDIQRLVITRSLASV, encoded by the coding sequence ATGATTTTGAATGAAACACAAACCGCTGTGCGGGATATGGTGCGGGCATTTGCCCAGCAGGAACTAAAGCCAAACAGCCAAGCTTATGAAGCGGCGGGTGGATACCCTAAAGAAATTTTTAAAGCGATTGCCGACCTTGGCCTTATGGGTATGACAGCGCCTGAAGAGTTTGGCGGTGCGGCGGTTGACTATGTTTCCTATGCGCTTGCACTGATGGAGCTTGCAGCGGGTGACGGTGCCCTGTCTACCATCGTATCAATCCAGAATAGCCTGATTGTGAGCGGGTTACTGAAAGATGGAACTAAGGCGCAGCAAGCCCGGTTCCTGCCTGACCTGATTGCAGGCAAAATGATCGGCGCTTTTGCGCTGACAGAAACAGATGCCGGTTCAGACGCGTCAGCCCTCAGGTGCCGCGCGGTTAAGGTGGAAGGCGGTTATAAACTGAGTGGGTCGAAGCAGTTTATTACCTCTGGCAAGATTGCAGGCCTTGCGGTTGTGTATGCGGTGACAAACCCAGCGGCAGGCAAGCGCGGCATTTCAGGCTTTTTGGTACCAACTGACAAGCCGGGTTTTATTGTTGAAAAAGTCGAGCATAAGCTTGGACAAGGGGCATCTGACACTTGTGCGCTTCGGTTTGATGACTTGTTCATTGAAGAGGATCTGCGCTTGGGGGCAGAGGGCGCTGGTTACAAAATAGCGCTTTCGAACCTCGAGGCAGGCCGTATTGGTATTGCGGCACAGAGCATTGGTATGGCGCAAGCGGCGCTTGATATCGCCGTGCAGTATGCGCAGGAGCGTAAATCGTTTGGTAAGGCGATTATTGACCATCAGGCGGTGGGTTTCCGCCTTGCTGATCTCGCGACAAAGCTTGAGGCAGCGCGCCAGCTAGTACTGTCCGCAGCTAGCCTGAAAGATGCGGGTGAGCCAGCCCTTATTCAGGCATCGATGGCAAAACTGTTTGCGTCCGAAACGGCAGAGGCTGTTTGCTCTGGCGCTATCCAAACACTGGGTGGCTATGGCTATCTGGAAGAATTTGGTCTGGCCAAAATTTACCGCGATGTTCGGGTGTGCCAGATTTATGAAGGCACGTCCGATATACAGCGGCTTGTAATTACCCGCAGCCTTGCCTCTGTTTAA